A genomic region of Glycine max cultivar Williams 82 chromosome 15, Glycine_max_v4.0, whole genome shotgun sequence contains the following coding sequences:
- the LOC100792052 gene encoding S-protein homolog 5 has protein sequence MKFVASVYLTLCLASSFIMMMATVQRARLLFATNEYYVRVINGFSDNSSVPLVIWCASEEMDLGGRALQEHDDFSWVMRPNFWSSNRMKCTMKWDNTRKSFEAFKASRDTDRCGIHRMCSWMVTQDGFYFSNDEVNWRKDFLW, from the coding sequence ATGAAATTTGTGGCGAGTGTTTACCTCACACTGTGCCTAGCCTCTTCTTTTATCATGATGATGGCCACAGTACAAAGGGCAAGGTTGTTGTTTGCGACAAATGAATACTATGTTCGAGTGATCAATGGTTTCAGTGACAATTCCTCTGTGCCTTTGGTGATTTGGTGTGCTTCGGAGGAGATGGATCTTGGAGGGCGTGCTCTGCAGGAGCACGATGATTTCAGCTGGGTGATGAGGCCGAATTTCTGGAGCAGCAACCGCATGAAGTGCACGATGAAATGGGACAACACGAGGAAGAGCTTCGAGGCGTTTAAGGCTTCCAGGGACACTGATCGCTGTGGGATTCATAGGATGTGTTCTTGGATGGTGACTCAAGATGGGTTCTATTTCAGCAATGATGAGGTTAATTGGAGGAAGGATTTCTTGTGGTGA
- the LOC100807428 gene encoding homeobox-leucine zipper protein ATHB-14, with protein sequence MALSMHKDSANNQMDSSKYVRYTPEQVEALERVYAECPKPSSLRRQQLIRECPILSNIEPKQIKVWFQNRRCREKQRKEASRLQTVNRKLTAMNKLLMEENDRLQKQVSHLVYENGYMKQQIHTASAGTTTDNSCESVVMSGQNQQQNPTPQHPNRDANNPAGLLAIAEETLAEFLSKATGTAVDWVQMIGMKPGPDSIGIVAVSRNCSGVAARACGLVSLEPTKVAEILKDRQSWYRDCRCVDVLSIVPTGNGGTIELMYMQTYAPTTLAAARDFWTLRYTTSLEDGSLVICERSLTSSTGGPAGPPSTTFVRAEMLPSGFLIRPCEGGGSIIHIVDHIDLDVWSVPEVLRPLYESSKILAQKLTIAALQHIRQIALESSGEIQYGGGRQPAVLRTFSQRLCRGFNDAVNGFVDDGWSLMGTDGVEDVTIAINSSPNKFLGSNYNASMFPAFGGGVLCAKASMLLQNVPPALLVRFLREHRSEWADYGVDAYSAACLKASPYAVPCARPGGFPSTQVILPLAHTIEHEEFLEVVRIEGHAFSPEDVAMARDMYLLQLCSGVDESAVGACAQLVFAPIDESFADDALLLPSGFRVIPLDPKSDGPAPTRTLDLASTMEVGSGNARPAGEADLNGYNLRSVLTIAFQFTFENHTRDNVAAMARQYVRSVVGSVQRVAMAIAPSRLNTQLAPKSLPGSPEALTLARWIFRSYRMHTGTELFKAESTAGDAILKQLWHHPDAIMCCSVKTNASPVFTFANQAGLDMLETTLVALQDIMLDKVLDESSRKILCCEFSKIMQQGFAYLPAGICASSMNRPVSYEQAVAWKVLNDDDSNHCLAFMFMNWSFV encoded by the exons ATGGCACTTTCTATGCACAAGGACTCAGCCAACAACCAGATGGATTCAAGCAAGTATGTGAGGTACACACCAGAGCAGGTTGAGGCTTTGGAGAGGGTCTATGCTGAATGCCCTAAGCCAAGTTCCTTGAGGAGGCAGCAACTCATCAGAGAGTGCCCCATACTTTCCAACATTGAACCCAAACAGATCAAAGTTTGGTTCCAGAATAGAAG GTGTCGTGAGAAGCAGAGGAAGGAAGCTTCTCGCTTGCAGACAGTGAACAGAAAGCTGACTGCAATGAACAAGCTGTTAATGGAGGAGAATGACCGTTTGCAGAAGCAGGTTTCTCATCTGGTGTATGAGAATGGTTACATGAAGCAACAGATACACACT GCTTCTGCTGGTACTACCACAGACAATAGCTGTGAGTCTGTGGTAATGAGTGGTCAAAACCAACAGCAAAACCCAACACCTCAGCATCCCAACCGGGATGCTAACAACCCAGCTGG TCTTCTCGCCATAGCTGAGGAGACCCTGGCAGAGTTCCTTTCCAAGGCTACTGGAACTGCTGTCGACTGGGTCCAGATGATTGGGATGAAG CCTGGTCCGGATTCCATTGGAATCGTAGCTGTTTCCCGCAACTGTAGTGGCGTGGCAGCACGAGCCTGCGGCCTTGTGAGCCTGGAGCCCACTAAG GTTGCTGAAATTCTCAAAGATCGACAGTCGTGGTATCGTGACTGTCGATGCGTGGATGTGTTGAGTATAGTCCCCACTGGAAATGGGGGCACCATAGAGCTCATGTACATGCAG aCATATGCGCCCACAACTTTGGCAGCAGCACGGGACTTTTGGACACTGAGATACACGACAAGTTTGGAAGATGGAAGTCTTGTG ATATGTGAGAGATCCTTGACATCCTCAACTGGTGGCCCAGCAGGGCCTCCTTCTACTACTTTTGTAAGAGCTGAAATGCTTCCCAGTGGTTTTCTAATTAGACCATGTGAGGGTGGTGGATCCATTATTCATATTGTTGATCATATTGATTTAGAT GTCTGGAGTGTACCTGAAGTACTGAGGCCGCTGTATGAATCATCAAAAATCTTGGCTCAGAAGTTGACAATTGCT GCCTTGCAACATATAAGACAGATAGCACTAGAATCAAGTGGAGAAATTCAGTATGGTGGTGGACGCCAGCCTGCTGTTTTAAGAACATTTAGCCAGAGACTTTGCAG GGGCTTTAATGATGCTGTGAATGGGTTTGTTGATGATGGCTGGTCACTGATGGGTACTGATGGAGTGGAAGATGTGACTATAGCCATAAACTCATCTCCAAACAAATTTTTGGGCTCCAATTACAACGCATCAATGTTTCCAGCATTTGGAGGTGGGGTCTTGTGTGCCAAGGCATCAATGCTCCTGCAG AATGTTCCTCCTGCTTTGCTTGTTCGGTTTTTGAGGGAGCATCGATCAGAGTGGGCTGATTATGGAGTTGATGCATACTCTGCCGCATGCCTTAAAGCTAGTCCCTATGCAGTTCCTTGTGCAAGACCTGGAGGCTTCCCCAGCACCCAGGTCATTTTACCCCTTGCTCATACTATTGAGCACGAGGAG TTCCTGGAGGTAGTTCGAATAGAGGGTCATGCATTTTCTCCTGAGGACGTAGCGATGGCACGCGATATGTATCTATTGCAG CTGTGCAGTGGAGTTGATGAAAGTGCAGTTGGGGCATGTGCTCAACTTGTGTTTGCACCTATTGATGAGTCATTTGCTGATGATGCTCTGTTACTGCCATCTGGTTTTCGTGTCATTCCGTTGGATCCTAAATCA GATGGTCCAGCTCCAACTAGGACATTAGATTTGGCATCAACGATGGAAGTAGGTTCTGGTAATGCCCGTCCAGCTGGGGAAGCAGACTTGAATGGGTACAACCTTAGGTCGGTCCTCACTATTGCTTTCCAATTTACCTTTGAGAACCATACACGGGACAATGTGGCTGCTATGGCTCGCCAGTATGTGCGTAGTGTTGTGGGATCAGTTCAGAGGGTTGCCATGGCAATTGCTCCCTCCAGGCTCAATACCCAGTTGGCTCCAAAGTCTCTTCCTGGTTCGCCTGAGGCCCTTACCTTAGCCCGGTGGATCTTTAGAAGCTATAG GATGCACACTGGTACGGAGCTTTTTAAAGCTGAGTCCACAGCTGGTGATGCAATCTTGAAGCAACTTTGGCACCATCCCGATGCAATCATGTGCTGTTCTGTGAAAACAAAT GCATCTCCAGTGTTTACCTTTGCGAACCAAGCTGGGTTAGACATGCTTGAAACTACTCTTGTCGCCCTTCAAGATATAATGCTTGATAAAGTTCTTGATGAATCTAGCAGGAAGATTCTTTGCTGTGAGTTCTCCAAGATAATGCAACAG GGTTTTGCATATCTCCCAGCAGGAATATGTGCATCAAGTATGAATCGGCCAGTATCTTATGAGCAGGCTGTTGCATGGAAAGTCCTCAATGATGATGATTCTAATCACTGCCTAGCATTCATGTTCATGAATTGGTCTTTTGTATAA